The proteins below are encoded in one region of Rana temporaria chromosome 2, aRanTem1.1, whole genome shotgun sequence:
- the IFT20 gene encoding intraflagellar transport protein 20 homolog isoform X1 produces the protein MSVNTSRLSPWQPGLEKWERRSEAVSTAMAKDSLSEAGLHFDELNKLRILDPDVSQQTTELKEECREFVDKIGDFQKIVGGLIDMVDQLAKETENEKMKAIGARNLLKSISKQREAQQQQLHALIAEKKMQLERYQIEYEALCKVEAEQNEFIDQFILQK, from the exons ATGTCAGTAAACACTAGCCGGCTGTCTCCGTGGCAGCCGGGGCTGGAGAAGTGGGAGAGGAGGTCGGAGGCTGTGAGTACAG CAATGGCTAAAGACTCGCTGTCAGAAGCTGGGCTGCACTTTGATGAGCTTAACAAGCTGCGCATCTTGGATCCCGATGTCTCCCAGCAAACCACGGAGCTCAAGGAAGAATGCAGGGAGTTTGTAGACA AAATCGGTGATTTTCAGAAAATAGTGGGCGGATTAATCGATATGGTGGATCAGCTGGCTAAAGAAACAGAAAACGAGAAGATGAAG GCTATTGGTGCTCGCAATCTGTTGAAATCCATCTCTAAACAACGAGAAGCACAGCAACAGCAACTACATGCATTAATAGCAGAGAAGAAGATGCAACTAGAAAG GTATCAGATAGAATACGAAGCTCTTTGTAAAGTAGAAGCAGAGCAGAACGAATTTATTGACCAATTCATCCTTCAGAAATAA
- the IFT20 gene encoding intraflagellar transport protein 20 homolog isoform X2: MSPLLLQAMAKDSLSEAGLHFDELNKLRILDPDVSQQTTELKEECREFVDKIGDFQKIVGGLIDMVDQLAKETENEKMKAIGARNLLKSISKQREAQQQQLHALIAEKKMQLERYQIEYEALCKVEAEQNEFIDQFILQK; the protein is encoded by the exons ATGTCAccactacttttacaag CAATGGCTAAAGACTCGCTGTCAGAAGCTGGGCTGCACTTTGATGAGCTTAACAAGCTGCGCATCTTGGATCCCGATGTCTCCCAGCAAACCACGGAGCTCAAGGAAGAATGCAGGGAGTTTGTAGACA AAATCGGTGATTTTCAGAAAATAGTGGGCGGATTAATCGATATGGTGGATCAGCTGGCTAAAGAAACAGAAAACGAGAAGATGAAG GCTATTGGTGCTCGCAATCTGTTGAAATCCATCTCTAAACAACGAGAAGCACAGCAACAGCAACTACATGCATTAATAGCAGAGAAGAAGATGCAACTAGAAAG GTATCAGATAGAATACGAAGCTCTTTGTAAAGTAGAAGCAGAGCAGAACGAATTTATTGACCAATTCATCCTTCAGAAATAA